The Haloplanus sp. CK5-1 genome contains a region encoding:
- a CDS encoding type II toxin-antitoxin system death-on-curing family toxin, which translates to MTDSFWYPSVEEVLDIHEDIVSEYADTSSGVHNRGDIEFALEYVSEGSFGSVPETIHEKAFHLLRLLVANHPFVDGNKRTALNTTTVFYLLNGHRFEYDEGIRGILVKFGTDEKAVDEDDVLEYLRARTTEVDLDEVIERLRGDLVEYGLEQLSDESADPND; encoded by the coding sequence ATGACCGACTCGTTTTGGTATCCGTCGGTCGAAGAAGTCCTCGACATCCACGAGGACATTGTCTCGGAGTATGCAGATACCAGCTCAGGCGTCCACAATCGCGGAGATATCGAATTCGCACTGGAGTACGTCAGCGAGGGGAGCTTCGGGTCGGTTCCAGAGACGATTCACGAGAAGGCGTTTCATCTCCTTCGGCTCCTTGTTGCCAACCACCCGTTCGTGGACGGGAACAAACGCACTGCACTCAACACGACAACGGTGTTCTATCTACTCAACGGTCATCGATTCGAATACGACGAGGGAATCAGAGGGATACTGGTGAAGTTCGGCACCGACGAGAAGGCCGTCGATGAGGACGACGTGCTGGAATATCTCCGAGCACGCACGACTGAAGTCGATTTGGACGAGGTGATCGAACGATTGCGAGGCGACCTCGTAGAGTATGGACTCGAGCAACTGTCCGATGAATCAGCGGACCCGAACGATTAA
- a CDS encoding PAS domain S-box protein: MVDSTVTDHKTRQRLHEIVRKDVPFNEKASEALELGKQYLGVDNGYLTQIDQETDHWEIVVTTDTEDGQAQPDSERELQETYCCKTIEEGTPLALHDAANQGWGDDPAFEISGHHTHLGIPLITEDEPYGTVCFAAQEPRTESFTEAEMQFTDHLTRLLERELEKELIEGELTKQTNLATVLNRVLRHNLRNDISVIRGHAELMADRIDDDSVGETVLTHIDDLIDLSQKARILEEIITTSSERQATEIGSLIEEIAAEITQEYPAAPITVDYDTKIQGRVLQNFDRAIEELIENAVKHTGDNPSVTVAIEIVPNGIEIQISDTGPGLPDHEAEVLNSGVETPLIHGSGLGLWLAYWIVTSHDGSIDSEITEQGTTMTVTIPRKPNVTVQQQVTEITRSRDKYKTAIEEATDAITIINDESRIIDANAAASTLFGIETRKLLGRSLTEFLPDEFAFESEWQDIEKAGGESETTTVIGADGVEKIIEYSGTAGIIPGQHLLISRDVTERRERERRYEAIFNQTNQFTGLLEPDGTVIEVNEPALEFGGLDPEDVVGKPFYEAAWWQRDDATQQETQDAIDRAAAGEFVRYEVEIQGGEENAIIDFSIRPITDEQGNVTLLVPEGRDITERKEREAELQETKQRLELALQGTNTGIWEWKIGSDEVVWNESLERLVGIEPGTFGGTFEAFAAYIHPDDREKATAAVEQAAETESGFQIEYRIQSDNDTHIWVESRGEIYDDSDDTKRMVGTVTNISERNDRERT, from the coding sequence ATGGTGGATTCCACAGTAACCGATCATAAAACCCGTCAACGGCTCCATGAAATCGTTCGGAAGGATGTGCCATTTAATGAAAAAGCAAGCGAGGCGTTAGAGCTTGGCAAACAGTATCTCGGCGTGGACAACGGCTATCTCACTCAGATCGATCAAGAAACCGATCACTGGGAAATCGTCGTCACGACTGACACGGAAGACGGACAGGCCCAGCCTGATTCTGAACGAGAGCTTCAGGAAACGTACTGTTGTAAGACCATCGAAGAAGGCACCCCACTCGCGCTCCACGATGCAGCAAACCAAGGCTGGGGCGACGATCCGGCCTTCGAAATCAGCGGGCATCATACGCATCTCGGTATTCCACTCATTACTGAGGACGAACCCTACGGAACCGTCTGTTTTGCCGCACAAGAGCCTCGAACTGAATCGTTCACCGAGGCTGAAATGCAGTTTACTGACCACCTTACCCGATTGCTCGAACGCGAACTCGAAAAAGAACTCATCGAGGGCGAGCTCACGAAGCAAACTAACCTTGCCACGGTTCTTAACCGCGTCCTGCGGCACAATCTTCGCAACGACATCTCAGTCATTCGAGGCCACGCGGAACTCATGGCCGATCGGATAGATGATGATTCTGTCGGTGAAACCGTTCTCACCCACATCGACGACTTGATCGATTTGAGTCAGAAAGCTCGTATACTGGAAGAAATTATCACCACCAGTTCCGAACGACAGGCGACAGAGATTGGAAGCCTTATAGAGGAGATTGCTGCAGAGATTACACAGGAATACCCGGCAGCGCCGATCACTGTTGACTACGACACGAAAATTCAGGGGCGAGTGCTGCAGAACTTCGACCGGGCTATCGAGGAACTCATCGAGAACGCAGTCAAACACACCGGCGACAATCCCAGTGTTACGGTAGCTATCGAGATCGTCCCGAACGGTATCGAGATTCAGATTAGCGATACTGGACCCGGGCTTCCTGATCACGAAGCTGAAGTCCTCAACTCAGGGGTGGAAACACCACTCATCCACGGCTCGGGCTTGGGTCTCTGGTTGGCCTACTGGATTGTGACCAGCCATGACGGCTCAATCGATTCAGAGATCACGGAACAGGGGACGACCATGACGGTTACGATCCCTCGAAAGCCGAATGTTACTGTTCAACAACAGGTGACAGAAATCACGCGGTCGCGTGATAAGTACAAAACAGCCATCGAAGAAGCGACTGATGCGATCACTATTATTAATGATGAGAGCAGGATTATCGACGCAAACGCAGCAGCGAGTACGTTATTCGGGATAGAAACGAGGAAACTACTCGGCCGGTCGCTAACGGAATTTCTTCCTGACGAATTTGCGTTCGAATCCGAGTGGCAAGACATCGAAAAAGCAGGTGGTGAGAGTGAAACAACGACGGTAATCGGTGCCGATGGCGTGGAGAAAATTATTGAGTATTCAGGAACGGCGGGTATTATTCCTGGACAACATTTGCTCATCAGCCGGGATGTCACTGAACGCAGGGAGCGCGAACGTCGCTACGAGGCAATTTTCAACCAGACAAATCAATTTACGGGCTTGTTAGAGCCTGACGGTACAGTTATTGAGGTGAACGAGCCGGCTCTCGAATTTGGCGGTCTTGACCCGGAAGATGTCGTCGGAAAACCGTTTTACGAGGCGGCTTGGTGGCAGCGCGACGACGCCACCCAACAGGAGACCCAGGATGCGATCGATCGCGCCGCAGCGGGCGAGTTCGTCCGCTATGAGGTTGAGATACAAGGCGGTGAGGAAAATGCCATTATCGATTTCTCGATTCGACCGATAACCGACGAACAGGGTAATGTGACGCTGTTGGTCCCAGAGGGACGCGACATCACCGAGCGTAAGGAGCGCGAGGCGGAACTTCAAGAGACGAAACAACGCCTCGAACTTGCCTTGCAAGGAACGAACACAGGCATCTGGGAATGGAAGATTGGATCCGATGAAGTGGTTTGGAATGAGTCTCTGGAACGACTGGTCGGGATCGAACCAGGGACGTTCGGGGGAACCTTCGAAGCGTTCGCGGCGTATATTCATCCTGACGACAGAGAGAAAGCCACTGCTGCTGTCGAACAGGCCGCCGAAACCGAGAGTGGATTTCAGATCGAGTATCGCATCCAGAGCGACAATGACACACACATCTGGGTCGAGTCACGGGGTGAAATCTACGACGATAGCGACGATACCAAGCGGATGGTTGGTACCGTTACTAACATCAGCGAGCGCAACGACCGTGAGCGGACCTGA
- a CDS encoding NAD(P)/FAD-dependent oxidoreductase: MEQVDVAVVGGGPAGAAAAHGAAAAGASTLVLEKGVPREDRTGLGPDSTDAAGILDYWVDIMDIHPDEFPDGVLLSELDRAAFVGPSESCVLRSTGIDATYDNFGYTFHRARFDDWLRDRAERVGADYRVGVSVRDVETTLDDDPRHVVHTAGGDQVGADFVVLADGPQRTVTNRVVDRFLPYPVTDRLGTTTANHIAYQEHRRLPPAVAEDLRGAITFWWGYMPGHTAYPWIFPNDEDVARVGLTMPIDLDLSSVANPESYALLRPDDESVPSGSEYLQRLLEHEYGDEYDVPGDFPLVEDRGKSKGTETYPISSTRPADSPVEAGIALVGGAMGTTSAFHEGGDHVAVRTGAIAGELAGSGDLSGYNDAWKDAIEDEIIRNVTMADMVREYDPDDWDRVFRTARKMVADESGAGLFDRRFAAGWDATKLFVRYKWNKRRLRKGGYVSVAEGDYVY; this comes from the coding sequence ATGGAACAGGTCGACGTCGCCGTCGTCGGCGGCGGTCCCGCCGGAGCAGCGGCGGCACACGGGGCAGCGGCGGCCGGCGCGTCCACGCTCGTCCTCGAGAAGGGGGTCCCACGCGAGGATCGGACGGGACTCGGCCCCGACTCGACCGACGCCGCCGGCATCCTCGACTACTGGGTCGACATCATGGACATCCACCCCGACGAGTTCCCCGACGGGGTCCTGCTGTCGGAACTCGACCGGGCCGCGTTCGTCGGCCCGTCCGAGTCCTGTGTCCTGCGGTCGACCGGTATCGACGCCACCTACGACAACTTCGGCTACACCTTCCACCGCGCGCGCTTCGACGACTGGCTCCGCGACCGGGCCGAACGGGTCGGGGCCGACTACCGCGTCGGCGTCTCCGTCCGTGACGTGGAGACGACTCTCGACGATGACCCGCGCCACGTCGTCCACACTGCCGGGGGCGACCAAGTCGGGGCCGACTTCGTCGTCCTCGCCGACGGTCCACAGCGCACCGTCACCAATCGCGTGGTGGATCGCTTCCTCCCCTATCCGGTGACCGACCGTCTCGGAACGACGACCGCCAACCACATCGCCTACCAGGAACACCGACGCCTTCCACCGGCCGTCGCCGAGGACCTCCGCGGCGCGATCACGTTCTGGTGGGGCTACATGCCCGGCCACACGGCCTACCCCTGGATCTTCCCCAACGACGAGGACGTGGCACGGGTCGGGCTGACGATGCCCATCGATCTCGACCTGTCGTCGGTCGCGAACCCGGAATCGTACGCGCTCCTCCGCCCGGACGACGAGTCGGTGCCCAGCGGGAGCGAGTACCTCCAGCGCCTCCTCGAACACGAGTACGGCGACGAGTACGACGTGCCCGGTGACTTCCCACTGGTCGAGGACCGGGGCAAGTCCAAGGGAACCGAGACCTACCCCATCTCCTCGACGCGGCCGGCCGACTCGCCGGTCGAGGCCGGCATCGCCCTCGTCGGCGGCGCCATGGGAACCACCTCCGCGTTCCACGAGGGGGGAGACCACGTCGCCGTCCGCACCGGGGCCATCGCCGGCGAGTTGGCCGGTTCGGGCGACCTCTCGGGGTACAACGACGCGTGGAAGGACGCCATCGAGGACGAGATCATCCGAAACGTGACCATGGCCGACATGGTCCGGGAGTACGACCCCGACGACTGGGATCGGGTCTTCCGGACCGCCCGCAAGATGGTCGCCGACGAGTCCGGCGCCGGGCTGTTCGACCGCCGGTTCGCCGCCGGGTGGGACGCGACGAAACTGTTCGTCCGCTACAAGTGGAACAAGCGGCGCCTCCGGAAAGGCGGGTACGTCTCCGTCGCCGAGGGCGACTACGTCTACTGA
- a CDS encoding D-2-hydroxyacid dehydrogenase, which produces MTDPDVVVLRQKVHGMSPESYGSKLRDRLPDHEVAVATTPAEEHDLLERSRVATGISFDPEWLEFAENLDLFACAYAGTGHLDTGALEAADVAVTNAAGVHGPNISEYVVGALVAHERRFRQAWQRQERAHWEAYPVGELRGSTAAVVGLGAIGTSLVDRLDPFGVETIGVRYTPEKGGPTDEVVGFDEVHSALARADYVILACPLTDTTRGLIDADALASMKADALLVNVARGPIVDTDALVTALWKTDIRGATLDVTDPEPLPADHPLWSFENVQITPHNAGNTPKYYDRLADILAENLRRMDETGGTEGLENQVV; this is translated from the coding sequence ATGACCGATCCCGACGTCGTCGTCCTGCGACAGAAGGTCCACGGGATGTCCCCCGAGTCGTACGGTTCGAAGCTTCGTGACCGCCTCCCCGACCACGAGGTAGCGGTCGCGACCACGCCGGCCGAGGAGCACGACCTGCTGGAGCGCTCGCGCGTCGCGACGGGGATCAGTTTCGACCCCGAGTGGTTGGAGTTCGCCGAGAATCTCGACCTCTTTGCCTGCGCGTACGCCGGGACGGGCCACCTCGACACCGGCGCACTGGAGGCGGCCGACGTCGCCGTCACCAACGCCGCCGGCGTGCACGGCCCGAACATCTCGGAGTACGTCGTCGGCGCGCTCGTCGCCCACGAACGCCGATTCCGGCAGGCGTGGCAACGACAGGAGCGCGCCCACTGGGAGGCGTATCCCGTCGGCGAACTCCGGGGAAGCACCGCCGCAGTCGTCGGCCTCGGTGCCATCGGCACGTCGCTGGTCGACCGCCTCGATCCCTTCGGCGTCGAGACGATCGGCGTCCGGTACACGCCCGAAAAGGGCGGGCCGACCGACGAGGTGGTCGGCTTCGACGAGGTTCATTCGGCGCTCGCCCGCGCCGACTACGTGATCCTCGCGTGCCCCCTCACCGACACTACGCGGGGACTGATCGACGCCGACGCGCTGGCGTCGATGAAGGCCGACGCCTTGCTCGTCAACGTCGCTCGCGGCCCGATCGTCGACACCGATGCCCTCGTGACCGCGCTCTGGAAGACCGACATCCGCGGCGCGACACTCGACGTGACCGATCCCGAACCCCTCCCGGCGGACCACCCGCTCTGGTCGTTCGAGAACGTCCAGATCACGCCACACAACGCCGGCAACACGCCGAAGTACTACGACCGCCTCGCGGACATCCTCGCCGAGAACCTCCGGCGGATGGACGAGACGGGAGGGACCGAGGGGTTGGAGAACCAGGTCGTCTAA
- a CDS encoding fumarylacetoacetate hydrolase family protein — MKRTRIAVDGEIHAGEYRDGVVETDAGAFVVGEDGHLAPPCEPSALYCVGRNFAETLDQMEYDVPEQPSFFIKPPASVVAHDRPVPYPTFSEEVTYAGELCAVIDEQCHRLDAGEVPDVVRGYTIMNDLDALDQPGRTARKAFDASGPLGPWIETDLDPHGIDMHTDVSGERRQEANTELMLFDPHEIIAFLSERFTFRPGDVIAFGSPANPGTVEPGDTVEITYEGVGTLRNEITPPER, encoded by the coding sequence ATGAAACGCACACGCATCGCGGTCGACGGTGAGATTCACGCCGGCGAGTACCGGGACGGAGTCGTGGAGACGGACGCGGGGGCGTTCGTCGTCGGCGAGGACGGCCACCTCGCACCACCCTGTGAGCCCTCGGCGCTCTACTGTGTCGGCCGGAACTTCGCCGAGACGCTCGACCAGATGGAGTACGACGTCCCGGAGCAGCCGTCCTTCTTCATCAAACCGCCGGCGTCGGTCGTCGCACACGACCGACCGGTTCCGTACCCCACGTTCTCCGAGGAGGTGACCTACGCGGGCGAACTCTGTGCCGTGATCGACGAGCAGTGTCACCGGCTCGACGCCGGCGAGGTGCCCGACGTGGTTCGGGGTTACACGATCATGAACGATCTGGACGCCCTCGATCAGCCCGGGCGCACGGCCCGAAAGGCCTTCGACGCGTCCGGTCCGCTCGGCCCGTGGATCGAGACCGACCTCGATCCCCACGGGATCGACATGCACACCGACGTGAGCGGGGAGCGGCGACAGGAGGCCAACACGGAACTCATGCTGTTCGACCCCCACGAGATCATCGCCTTCCTCTCCGAGCGGTTCACGTTCCGCCCGGGGGACGTGATCGCCTTCGGCAGTCCGGCGAACCCCGGCACCGTCGAGCCGGGCGACACCGTCGAGATCACCTACGAGGGTGTCGGGACCCTTCGAAACGAGATCACGCCCCCGGAGCGTTAG